From a single Pseudorasbora parva isolate DD20220531a chromosome 15, ASM2467924v1, whole genome shotgun sequence genomic region:
- the taar13a gene encoding trace amine associated receptor 13a: MDLSSQEYDPTEFCFPAVNNSCLKGTHLVSTQTVLYLILVSAMTVTILGNSVVIISIAHFKQLQTPTNILVMSLAFADLLLGLVVMPFSMIRSVDGCWYYGDAFCLLHSTFDLFLTSVSILHLVCIAIDRHQAVCYPLQYPTRITIPVAWAMVLISWSMVALYSYGLLYSKGNVEGLEEYIKSRYCIGSCSLLFSKLWSVLDTLITFFLPSSVMVGLYLSIFVVAKKHVRTIGEANQHEKDNVFKSSRRSERKAAKTLGIVLGAFIICWLPFFISSLMDPYINFSTPVALFEVFVWLGYINSTINPIIYGFFYPWFRKTLSLIITMRICEPDSSDITVFTV, translated from the coding sequence ATGGATTTATCTTCACAAGAATACGATcccactgagttttgttttccTGCAGTGAACAACTCTTGTCTTAAAGGCACACACCTTGTGTCCACCCAGACTGTGTTGTATCTCATATTGGTGTCGGCAATGACTGTGACTATTCTAGGAAATTCTGTGGTCATCATCTCCATAGCGCACTTCAAACAGCTCCAGACTCCCACTAACATCCTGGTGATGTCTCTGGCTTTTGCGGACCTGCTGCTTGGATTGGTGGTCATGCCTTTCAGTATGATCCGTTCTGTCGATGGCTGCTGGTACTATGGAGATGCCTTCTGTTTGCTCCACTCCACTTTTGACTTATTTCTCACATCTGTGTCTATTTTGCATCTTGTTTGTATTGCTATTGATCGACATCAGGCTGTGTGTTATCCACTTCAATACCCTACAAGAATAACCATACCTGTTGCATGGGCCATGGTGCTGATAAGCTGGAGCATGGTTGCTTTATATTCATATGGTTTATTGTACTCAAAAGGTAATGTGGAAGGACTGGAGGAATATATTAAATCAAGATACTGTATAGGAAGTTGCAGTCTACTTTTCAGTAAATTGTGGTCAGTTTTAGACACATtaataacttttttcttgccTTCCTCGGTCATGGTTGGACTTTATCTGAGTATTTTTGTAGTTGCAAAAAAACATGTAAGAACAATCGGTGAGGCAAACCAGCATGAAAAGGATAATGTGTTTAAAAGCTCTCGACGATCTGAGCgcaaagcagcaaaaactcttGGTATTGTACTGGGTGCCTTTATTATTTGCTGGCTGCCATTTTTTATTTCTTCTCTGATGGACCCCTATATCAACTTTTCCACCCCAGTTGCTCTTTTTGAAGTGTTTGTCTGGTTAGGCTACATTAACTCAACCATAAACCCCATCATATATGGCTTTTTCTATCCATGGTTTAGAAAAACCCTTTCTCTCATTATAACAATGAGAATATGTGAACCAGACTCATCGGACATTACTGTTTTCACTGTTTGA
- the LOC137042041 gene encoding trace amine-associated receptor 13c-like, whose amino-acid sequence MDLSSEEYDPTEFCFPAVNNSCLKGTHLVSTQTVLYLILVSAMTVTILGNSVVIISIAHFKQLQTPTNILVMSLAFADLLLGLVVMPFSMIRSVDGCWYYGDAFCLLHSTFDLFLTSVSILHLVCIAIDRHQAVCYPLQYPTRITIPVAWAMVLISWSMVALYSYGLLYSKANVEGLEEYIKSRYCIGSCSLLFSKLWSVLDSLITFFLPSSVMVGLYLSIFVVAKKHVRTIGEANQHEKDNVFKSSRRSERKAAKTLGIVVGAFIICWLPFFITFVMDPISFSTPVALFEVFVWLGYINSTINPIIYGFFYPWFRKTLSLIITMRIFEPDSSDITVFTV is encoded by the coding sequence ATGGATTTATCTTCAGAAGAATACGATcccactgagttttgttttccTGCAGTGAACAACTCTTGTCTTAAAGGCACACACCTTGTGTCCACTCAGACTGTGTTGTATCTCATATTGGTGTCGGCAATGACTGTGACTATTCTAGGAAATTCTGTGGTCATCATCTCCATAGCGCACTTCAAACAGCTCCAGACTCCCACTAACATCCTGGTGATGTCTCTGGCTTTTGCGGACCTGCTGCTTGGATTGGTGGTCATGCCTTTCAGTATGATCCGTTCTGTCGATGGCTGCTGGTACTATGGAGATGCCTTCTGTTTGCTCCACTCCACTTTTGACTTATTTCTCACATCTGTGTCTATTTTGCATCTTGTTTGTATTGCTATTGATCGACATCAGGCTGTGTGCTATCCACTTCAATACCCTACAAGAATAACCATACCTGTTGCATGGGCCATGGTGCTGATAAGCTGGAGCATGGTTGCTTTATATTCATATGGCTTATTGTACTCAAAAGCTAATGTGGAAGGACTGGAGGAATATATTAAATCAAGATACTGTATAGGAAGTTGCAGTCTACTGTTCAGTAAATTGTGGTCAGTTTTAGACTCATtaataacttttttcttgccTTCCTCGGTCATGGTTGGACTTTATCTGAGTATTTTTGTAGTTGCAAAAAAACATGTAAGAACAATCGGTGAGGCCAACCAGCATGAAAAGGACAATGTGTTTAAAAGCTCTCGACGATCTGAGCgcaaagcagcaaaaactcttGGTATTGTAGTGGGTGCCTTTATTATTTGCTGGCTGccattttttattacttttgtgATGGATCCAATCAGCTTTTCCACCCCAGTTGCTCTTTTTGAAGTGTTTGTCTGGTTAGGCTACATTAACTCAACCATAAACCCCATCATATATGGCTTTTTCTATCCATGGTTTAGAAAAACCCTGTCTCTCATTATAACAATGAGAATATTTGAACCAGACTCATCGGACATTACTGTTTTCACTGTTTGA
- the taar15 gene encoding trace amine associated receptor 15 encodes MEFLEGHCFPLWNTSCSFDFHLNYVNMLLFLYISAISVLTVCGNFLVIISITVFKQLHTPANLLILSLALSDFLVGVCLMPVESIRSINSCFYMGKSHCTIFHIIMSILGSASLINIMLVAIDRYFAVCDPLQYMSKMTMRKTMICISLGWTASIGYNLVPVYLGNSNRTGAIVICLRECAVAVSSAWGPADLIVSFIAPCLVMLILYVKILTVALRQAKVISNFAKKRVSQTNLKSSRKSEMKATKTLSTIVFVYFICWVPWYISMLNMKQFQTSSVSLSALLCLFYTNSCINPFIYAISYPWFKRSVKLVISLKILQASHNQLNLFPESC; translated from the coding sequence ATGGAATTTCTTGAGGGTCACTGCTTTCCCCTCTGGAATACCAGCTGTTCTTTTGACTTTCATTTGAATTATGTcaatatgttgttgtttttgtacaTATCTGCAATCTCTGTGCTGACGGTGTGTGGAAACTTCCTTGTAATCATCTCCATAACCGTTTTCAAGCAGCTTCACACACCAGCCAACCTTCTCATCCTCTCATTGGCCTTATCTGACTTCTTGGTGGGAGTTTGTCTGATGCCGGTTGAAAGCATTAGGAGCATTAACTCGTGTTTTTATATGGGAAAGTCACATTGTACTATCTTTCATATAATTATGTCCATTCTTGGGTCTGCGTCCCTCATCAACATCATGCTTGTGGCTATTGATCGTTATTTTGCTGTATGTGATCCACTCCAGTATATGTCCAAAATGACAATGAGAAAAACAATGATCTGCATAAGTTTGGGATGGACTGCATCCATCGGTTATAATCTTGTACCAGTGTATTTAGGAAACTCAAACCGGACAGGGGCAATTGTGATCTGTCTAAGGGAATGTGCAGTGGCTGTCAGCAGCGCCTGGGGTCCGGCTGACTTAATAGTGAGCTTCATTGCTCCATGTTTAGTGATGTTAATTCTGTATGTAAAAATTCTCACAGTTGCCTTGAGACAAGCAAAAGTCATCTCCAACTTTGCAAAGAAAAGAGTATCTCAGACAAATCTAAAATCATCCAGGAAATCGGAGATGAAGGCAACAAAAACATTGAGCACAATTGTTTTTGTGTATTTCATTTGCTGGGTTCCCTGGTATATATCTATGCTTAATATGAAACAGTTTCAGACGTCATCTGTGAGCCTCTCTGCTTTACTGTGTTTATTTTACACTAATTCGTGCATCAACCCCTTTATATATGCAATATCTTACCCCTGGTTCAAAAGGTCAGTGAAGCTTGTGATTAGCCTAAAAATACTGCAGGCATCACATAATCAGTTAAACTTATTTCCTGAAAGCTGTTAA
- the LOC137042042 gene encoding trace amine-associated receptor 13c-like: MDLSSQEYYPTEFCFPAVNNSCLKGTHLVSTQTVLYLILVSAMTVTILGNSVVIISIAHFKQLQTPTNILVMSLAFADLLLGLVVMPFSMIRSVDGCWYYGDAFCLLHSSFDLFLTSVSIFHLIFIAIDRHQAVCYPLQYPTRITITVAWIMVLISWSMAALYSYGLVYSKANVEGLEEFIESIYCMGSCSLLFNALWSILDTILTFFLPCSVMIGLYARIFVIARKHIRTIGDANKHENESTFRSSRRSERKAAKTLGIVVGAFIICWLPFFINSMMDPYINFSTPVALFEVFVWLGYINSTINPIIYGLFYPWFRKTLSLIITMKIFEPNSSDISVFTV; encoded by the coding sequence ATGGATTTATCTTCACAAGAATACTATcccactgagttttgttttccTGCAGTGAACAACTCTTGTCTTAAAGGCACACACCTTGTGTCCACTCAGACTGTGTTGTATCTCATATTGGTGTCGGCGATGACTGTGACTATTCTAGGAAATTCAGTGGTCATCATCTCCATAGCGCACTTCAAACAGCTCCAGACTCCCACTAACATCCTGGTGATGTCTCTGGCTTTTGCGGACCTGCTGCTTGGATTGGTGGTCATGCCTTTCAGTATGATCCGTTCTGTCGATGGCTGCTGGTACTATGGAGATGCCTTCTGTTTGCTCCACTCCAGTTTCGACTTATTTCTCACATCTGTGTCTATTTTTCATCTCATTTTTATTGCTATTGATCGACATCAGGCTGTGTGTTATCCACTTCAGTACCCTACAAGAATAACCATAACTGTTGCATGGATCATGGTGCTGATAAGCTGGAGCATGGCTGCGTTATATTCATATGGTTTAGTGTACTCAAAAGCTAATGTAGAAGGACTGGAGGAATTTATTGAATCTATATACTGTATGGGAAGTTGCTCTCTGCTTTTCAATGCATTGTGGTCCATTTTGGACACAATATTAACTTTTTTCTTACCTTGTTCTGTCATGATTGGACTGTATGCAAGAATTTTTGTAATAGCAAGAAAGCACATTAGAACAATCGGTGATGCAAACAAGCATGAAAATGAAAGCACGTTTAGGAGCTCTCGACGATCTGAGCgcaaagcagcaaaaactctcGGTATTGTAGTGGGTGCCTTTATTATTTGCTGGCTGCCATTTTTTATTAACTCTATGATGGATCCCTACATCAACTTTTCCACCCCAGTTGCTCTTTTTGAAGTGTTTGTCTGGTTAGGCTACATTAACTCAACCATAAACCCCATCATATATGGCCTTTTCTATCCATGGTTTAGAAAAACCCTTTCTCTCATTATAACAATGAAAATATTTGAACCAAACTCATCTGATATCAGTGTTTTCACagtttga
- the LOC137042043 gene encoding trace amine-associated receptor 13c-like, producing MDVSSQEYDPTEFCFPAVNNSCLKGTHLVSTQTVLYLILVTAMTVTILGNSVVIISIAHFKQLQTPTNILVMSLAFADLLLGLVVMPFSMIRSVDGCWYYGDAFCLLHSSFDIFITSVSIFHLIFIAIDRHQAVCYPLQYPTRITITVAWVMVLISWSMAALYSYGLVYSKANVEGLEEFIESIYCMGSCTLYFNALWSILDTILTFFLPCSFMVGLYARIFVIARKHIRTIGDASKHENESTFKSSRRSERKAAKTLGIVLGAFIICWLPFFINSMMDPYINFSTPVALFEVFVWLCYINSTINPIIYGLFYPWFRKTLSLIITMRICEPNSSDINVFTV from the coding sequence ATGGATGTATCTTCACAAGAATACGATcccactgagttttgttttccTGCAGTGAACAACTCTTGTCTTAAAGGCACACACCTTGTGTCCACTCAGACTGTGTTGTATCTCATATTGGTGACGGCAATGACTGTGACTATTCTAGGAAATTCTGTGGTCATCATCTCCATAGCGCACTTCAAACAGCTCCAGACTCCCACTAACATCCTGGTGATGTCTCTGGCTTTTGCGGACCTGCTGCTTGGATTGGTGGTCATGCCTTTCAGTATGATCCGTTCTGTCGATGGCTGCTGGTACTATGGAGATGCCTTCTGTTTGCTCCACTCCAGTTTCGACATATTTATCACATCTGTGTCTATTTTTCATCTCATTTTTATTGCTATTGATCGACATCAGGCTGTGTGTTATCCACTTCAGTACCCTACAAGAATAACCATAACTGTTGCATGGGTCATGGTGCTGATAAGCTGGAGCATGGCTGCGTTATATTCATATGGTTTAGTGTACTCAAAAGCTAATGTGGAAGGACTGGAGGAATTTATTGAATCTATATACTGTATGGGAAGTTGCACTCTGTATTTCAATGCATTGTGGTCCATTTTGGACACAAtattaacttttttcttgcCTTGTTCTTTCATGGTTGGATTGTATGCAAGAATTTTTGTAATAGCAAGAAAGCACATTAGAACAATCGGTGATGCAAGCAAGCATGAAAATGAAAGCACGTTTAAGAGCTCTCGACGATCTGAGCgcaaagcagcaaaaactctcGGTATTGTACTGGGTGCCTTTATTATTTGCTGGCTGCCATTTTTTATTAACTCTATGATGGATCCCTACATCAACTTTTCCACCCCAGTTGCTCTTTTTGAAGTGTTTGTCTGGTTATGTTACATTAACTCAACCATAAACCCCATCATATATGGCCTTTTCTATCCATGGTTTAGAAAAACTCTTTCTCTCATTATAACAATGAGAATATGTGAACCAAACTCATCAGATATCAATGTATTCACTGTTTGA